The Akkermansia muciniphila genome contains a region encoding:
- a CDS encoding GNAT family N-acetyltransferase, producing MKIEHYQSKDETEVLNIWMKASEQAHAFAGVGFWCGLVEEMKQVYLPRARTWVCRDGGGVAGFACLVGEGELAALFVAPERQCEGIGTALLDWVKEHSKGMLTVGVYEENPRARAFYERSGFVEIGSRDDELTGSREYRMEWKRDSNQ from the coding sequence ATGAAGATAGAACATTACCAGAGCAAGGATGAAACGGAGGTCCTGAATATTTGGATGAAAGCGTCCGAGCAGGCCCATGCTTTTGCAGGGGTGGGGTTCTGGTGCGGCCTGGTGGAGGAGATGAAACAGGTGTACCTGCCCAGGGCGCGCACGTGGGTATGCCGGGACGGAGGAGGCGTGGCCGGATTTGCCTGCCTGGTGGGGGAAGGGGAGCTGGCCGCCCTGTTTGTGGCTCCGGAGCGCCAGTGTGAGGGAATAGGCACGGCGCTGCTGGACTGGGTGAAAGAGCACAGCAAGGGAATGCTGACGGTGGGAGTATATGAGGAAAATCCCCGTGCCCGCGCGTTCTATGAACGCAGCGGCTTTGTGGAGATCGGCTCCAGGGATGATGAGCTGACAGGAAGCCGGGAGTACCGGATGGAATGGAAAAGAGACAGTAATCAATAG
- a CDS encoding polyphosphate kinase 2 family protein, giving the protein MMDIPADLVKRCKKFIEPYRVTDGEGFKLSHYDPGDLGKLDKDSKKEAVDKLEKGIQLLEQLQEVLYASESYALLVVLQAMDSAGKDGIVKHVMGGINPQGCVVSSFKQPTTLERGHDFLWRCVCRLPRRGMIGIFNRSYYEEVLSVRVHPEFLDGEGFEPAHAKRSFWKERFKSINNLERHLLANKTRIVKIFLHISPEEQRKRLLARLDTPDKNWKFSEGDIHEREFWDEYQKAYQEMIRHTSSPEAPWYVVPADNKWFSRLVCMCAMVEALAEMKLEYPKVPGELKEFFPTFRKELERPLSKGRD; this is encoded by the coding sequence ATGATGGATATTCCCGCTGATCTGGTCAAACGCTGCAAAAAATTCATTGAGCCGTACCGGGTGACGGACGGAGAGGGCTTCAAGCTGTCCCATTACGACCCGGGCGACCTCGGCAAGCTGGACAAGGACAGCAAGAAAGAGGCCGTTGACAAGCTGGAGAAGGGAATCCAACTGCTGGAACAGCTTCAGGAGGTGTTGTATGCCAGTGAATCCTATGCGCTGCTGGTGGTTCTTCAGGCCATGGACAGTGCGGGCAAGGACGGCATCGTGAAGCATGTGATGGGGGGCATTAATCCCCAGGGCTGCGTGGTCAGCAGCTTCAAGCAGCCCACCACCCTGGAACGGGGCCATGACTTTCTGTGGCGGTGCGTGTGCCGTCTTCCCCGGCGCGGGATGATCGGCATTTTCAACCGTTCCTACTATGAGGAGGTGCTGAGCGTGCGCGTGCATCCGGAATTTCTGGACGGGGAGGGGTTTGAGCCCGCCCATGCCAAGCGGTCGTTCTGGAAGGAGAGATTCAAATCCATCAACAACCTGGAGCGCCACCTGCTTGCCAACAAGACGCGGATCGTGAAAATATTTCTTCACATTTCCCCGGAGGAGCAGAGGAAGCGCCTGCTGGCGCGGCTGGATACCCCGGACAAGAACTGGAAATTTTCAGAGGGGGACATCCATGAACGCGAGTTCTGGGACGAGTACCAGAAGGCTTACCAGGAAATGATACGGCACACGTCCTCCCCGGAAGCCCCGTGGTATGTGGTGCCGGCGGACAATAAATGGTTTTCCCGCCTTGTCTGCATGTGCGCCATGGTGGAAGCCCTGGCGGAAATGAAGCTGGAATATCCGAAGGTGCCCGGGGAATTGAAGGAGTTCTTCCCCACGTTCCGGAAGGAACTGGAACGCCCGCTGTCCAAGGGCAGGGATTAG
- a CDS encoding cysteine desulfurase family protein, with protein sequence MIYWDNNATTPMDPEVYAAMEPFLKERFFNPSAGYGCARLVREAVEEARADVAALLGAFPSEIVFTSGGTEATNAAFRQMAGERGRGIGVLSTDHDASLKTALALGHGRVCPVDREGRAVPEEWEAVCADGAAGVSFAWANNETGALQDAAALCSAARRHAVPVHLDMVQCVGKIPVNLHGMEVDYASVSAHKFHGPKGAGCLYRRSGSPLAPSLFGGGQEHGVRSGTENVPGIIGFGAAARAALRHLEADAGRLARMRDSFESRLKAEIPGVTVHSGGMERIPNTSNLAFDGCTAEALMLLLEPAGLLCSAGSACHTLQPMPSHVLTAMGLSDAEVRASLRFSLSFMTTEEEVAQAAALVASAVRKVRGVQSSRTGPVLVYKP encoded by the coding sequence ATGATTTACTGGGACAACAACGCCACCACTCCGATGGACCCGGAGGTTTACGCGGCCATGGAGCCGTTTTTAAAGGAACGGTTTTTCAACCCTTCCGCCGGTTACGGCTGTGCCAGGCTGGTGCGTGAGGCGGTGGAAGAGGCCCGTGCGGACGTGGCCGCCCTCCTGGGGGCGTTTCCCTCGGAAATCGTGTTCACCTCCGGCGGCACGGAGGCTACCAATGCGGCCTTTCGCCAGATGGCCGGGGAGCGGGGCCGGGGCATAGGCGTGCTTTCTACGGATCATGACGCTTCCCTGAAAACGGCTCTGGCGCTGGGCCATGGCCGTGTTTGCCCCGTGGACCGGGAAGGCCGCGCCGTTCCGGAGGAGTGGGAGGCCGTTTGCGCGGATGGTGCGGCCGGGGTCTCCTTTGCCTGGGCCAATAACGAAACGGGCGCATTGCAGGATGCGGCGGCCCTGTGCTCCGCAGCACGGCGGCATGCTGTCCCCGTGCATCTGGACATGGTGCAGTGCGTGGGGAAAATTCCCGTGAACCTGCACGGGATGGAGGTGGATTACGCCTCCGTCTCCGCTCACAAGTTTCACGGCCCCAAGGGGGCGGGCTGCCTGTACAGGCGTTCCGGCTCTCCGCTAGCTCCCTCCCTGTTTGGCGGGGGGCAGGAGCACGGCGTGAGGTCGGGGACGGAGAATGTTCCGGGGATCATCGGCTTTGGCGCGGCGGCGCGCGCGGCGTTGCGGCATTTGGAGGCGGACGCCGGGCGTCTGGCCCGGATGCGGGATTCCTTTGAATCCCGCCTGAAGGCGGAGATCCCCGGCGTGACCGTGCACTCCGGCGGGATGGAGCGCATCCCGAATACCTCCAATCTGGCATTTGACGGCTGTACGGCGGAAGCGCTGATGCTCTTGCTGGAGCCTGCCGGGCTGCTCTGTTCCGCGGGGTCCGCCTGTCACACCCTCCAGCCCATGCCGTCCCACGTCCTGACGGCGATGGGGCTTTCTGACGCGGAGGTACGCGCCTCCCTGCGTTTTTCCCTGTCCTTCATGACCACGGAGGAGGAAGTGGCGCAGGCGGCGGCTCTGGTGGCCTCCGCCGTCCGGAAGGTGCGCGGCGTGCAGTCTTCCCGGACTGGCCCGGTGCTTGTTTACAAGCCGTAA
- a CDS encoding glycosyltransferase N-terminal domain-containing protein, with protein sequence MKAFLFSLCYNVLYTVGWLVTLPSYLLKQKRRGGFGTGLLERFGLYRVSYNREPKGVLYVHAVSVGEVVLALKFLRAWLRERGGSAVLATSTATGHDTAVNAQVPGVRVIYAPFDLLGLPGRCFDRFEPEAIVLVEAELWPNFARAAKVRGIPMAMINARMSARSESRYRAFKWISRYYFSALDAMGVQDKGDVRRFESVGVPPSIIHVTGSIKFDQQMADRREPNPEFSAILEKLKRGKPVVLAASTHEGEEVLIAEAVRKAGGFPLIVPRHAERRHAVVRDLEAHGWQCVLRTDGELPETLKEQVCYIADTTGELRDWTALADVAVIGKSFLADGGQNPAEAVACGVPVLTGPHMENFDALVQLLEGVDGITRCEEDRLADVLKEMLDNPLLAHAQSSRAQVALKAHFGATARTIRMICIMLKIPV encoded by the coding sequence ATGAAAGCCTTCCTGTTCTCTCTCTGTTACAACGTCCTGTACACCGTCGGGTGGCTGGTGACGCTTCCCTCCTACCTGCTCAAGCAGAAAAGGCGCGGCGGATTCGGCACGGGGCTGTTGGAACGCTTCGGCCTGTACCGGGTCTCCTACAACCGGGAACCCAAGGGAGTGCTGTACGTCCATGCCGTGAGCGTGGGTGAAGTGGTGCTGGCCCTCAAATTTCTCCGGGCGTGGCTCCGGGAGCGCGGCGGTTCCGCCGTGCTGGCCACGAGCACGGCTACGGGGCATGACACGGCGGTGAATGCCCAGGTGCCCGGTGTGCGCGTGATTTATGCGCCCTTTGACCTGCTGGGGCTGCCGGGGCGGTGCTTTGACCGTTTTGAACCGGAGGCCATCGTGCTTGTGGAAGCGGAACTATGGCCCAATTTTGCCCGTGCGGCCAAGGTGCGCGGCATCCCCATGGCGATGATTAATGCCCGCATGTCCGCGCGGTCTGAAAGCCGCTACCGCGCCTTCAAATGGATATCACGGTATTACTTCTCCGCGCTGGACGCCATGGGCGTGCAGGACAAGGGGGATGTGCGGCGCTTTGAATCCGTGGGGGTGCCCCCTTCCATCATTCATGTAACGGGCAGCATCAAGTTTGACCAGCAGATGGCGGACCGGAGGGAACCCAACCCGGAGTTTTCCGCCATTCTGGAAAAGCTGAAGCGCGGCAAGCCCGTGGTGCTGGCCGCCAGTACCCATGAGGGAGAGGAAGTCCTGATTGCGGAGGCGGTGCGCAAGGCGGGAGGCTTTCCCCTGATCGTCCCCCGGCATGCGGAACGCCGCCATGCGGTGGTGCGTGACCTGGAGGCCCATGGCTGGCAGTGCGTGCTGCGGACGGACGGCGAGCTTCCGGAAACCCTGAAGGAGCAGGTTTGCTACATTGCGGATACCACCGGGGAGCTGAGGGACTGGACCGCCCTGGCGGACGTGGCCGTGATCGGCAAGAGCTTTCTGGCGGACGGCGGCCAGAACCCGGCGGAGGCCGTGGCCTGCGGCGTGCCCGTGCTGACGGGGCCGCACATGGAGAATTTTGACGCGCTGGTCCAGTTGCTTGAAGGCGTGGACGGCATCACGCGGTGTGAGGAAGATCGCCTGGCGGACGTGCTTAAGGAGATGCTGGACAATCCGCTTCTGGCCCATGCCCAGTCCTCGCGCGCCCAGGTGGCGCTGAAGGCCCATTTCGGCGCTACGGCGCGCACCATCCGCATGATCTGCATCATGCTCAAGATTCCCGTTTGA
- a CDS encoding DeoR/GlpR family DNA-binding transcription regulator codes for MYLASQRKEFILKTLAEHGAARTIALAKQMKVTDETVRNDLINLEKRGFLKRVHGGALALTHKSLHEDIVTQDDVSIRIAKKAVQNIPASVVMFIDSSTMGYQICNHINSRDTHVVSNNPTLLTRLEGIPNLSFYCTGGRFDREALVYVGQEAAKAAGSLSIDMVVLTPDCYSPKHGAGYKNMLQSEFIKSVIPPDAKVIIATPSTSVANNPAFYTVAPSQISMLITDEALSPEMADQIEKSGVKVELA; via the coding sequence ATGTATTTAGCATCCCAACGTAAAGAGTTCATTCTGAAAACCCTGGCCGAGCATGGAGCCGCAAGAACTATCGCCTTGGCCAAACAGATGAAGGTCACGGACGAAACCGTCCGCAATGATTTAATCAACCTTGAAAAACGCGGCTTTCTCAAGCGTGTCCACGGCGGCGCCCTGGCGCTTACCCATAAGTCCCTCCATGAAGACATAGTCACTCAGGACGATGTTTCCATAAGAATTGCAAAAAAAGCGGTCCAGAACATCCCCGCTTCCGTGGTCATGTTCATTGACAGCAGCACCATGGGCTACCAGATCTGCAACCATATCAATTCCCGGGATACGCATGTGGTTTCCAACAACCCCACGCTGCTGACCCGGCTTGAAGGCATTCCGAACCTGAGCTTCTACTGCACAGGCGGACGGTTTGACCGTGAAGCCCTGGTCTATGTGGGACAGGAAGCCGCCAAGGCCGCCGGTTCCCTGAGCATTGACATGGTGGTGCTGACGCCGGACTGCTACTCCCCCAAGCATGGAGCCGGATACAAGAACATGCTGCAATCCGAATTCATCAAGAGCGTTATCCCTCCGGATGCCAAGGTGATCATCGCTACGCCTTCCACCAGCGTGGCGAACAACCCGGCATTCTATACCGTTGCGCCCTCCCAGATTTCCATGCTCATCACTGATGAAGCCCTTTCTCCTGAAATGGCTGACCAGATTGAGAAGAGCGGCGTCAAGGTGGAACTTGCCTGA
- a CDS encoding phosphopantothenoylcysteine decarboxylase produces the protein MRFLITAGPTREAIDPVRYLTNRSSGKMGYCLAEAAVHEGHSVLLVSGPTSLDIPHGVDFLPVESAQEMYDAVKNQAPYADAAILSAAVADYRPVFVPDRKIKKTGERMVLELERTGDILGSMRTEFGFSGVLIGFAAETHDVEDYARGKLERKRCDMVVANDVSRSDIGFDSSENEVMLVYPDRTELLEKAPKTQIALRIIERASRLAQEKGASC, from the coding sequence ATGCGTTTTCTCATCACGGCAGGCCCCACCAGGGAAGCGATTGACCCCGTCAGATACCTCACCAACCGTTCCTCCGGGAAAATGGGGTATTGCCTGGCGGAAGCGGCAGTGCATGAAGGCCACAGCGTCCTGCTGGTTTCCGGCCCCACCTCCCTGGATATTCCGCACGGCGTGGACTTCCTGCCGGTGGAGAGCGCGCAGGAAATGTATGACGCCGTGAAGAACCAGGCGCCCTACGCGGACGCCGCCATTCTCAGCGCCGCCGTGGCGGACTACCGCCCCGTCTTCGTTCCGGATCGCAAGATCAAGAAAACGGGGGAACGCATGGTTCTGGAGCTGGAACGCACCGGAGACATCCTGGGCTCCATGCGCACGGAATTCGGCTTCAGCGGCGTCCTGATTGGCTTTGCGGCGGAAACCCACGACGTGGAGGATTACGCCCGCGGCAAGCTGGAACGCAAACGGTGCGACATGGTTGTAGCCAACGACGTTTCCCGCAGTGACATCGGCTTTGATTCCTCGGAAAATGAAGTCATGCTCGTCTATCCGGACCGGACGGAACTGCTGGAAAAAGCGCCTAAAACACAGATCGCCCTCCGGATCATTGAACGTGCCTCCCGTCTTGCGCAGGAAAAAGGGGCGTCATGCTGA
- a CDS encoding PPK2 family polyphosphate kinase: MDTPPTDKTWRINAAAIIMDTDGYVLLGKDSGRNPYWHFPQGGVIKNESIEHALAREVWEEVGLRPSDYTIVSSLSGLRYKYPSSNRKVTRWVGQEQTYFLVRCKTRRPKTDLHRSPEFSKTKWIPLQNIKLEMFPKFKRKVIKGALEQFFGLDPSTKPSAVKTSSPASTASPTLTSHTMNRYLVPPGKKLRLKDYSPDDKSLFSGTKEESMIEFDKLREELQELQKKLFAQHKHRVLLILQAMDAGGKDGCVKHVFSRVDPQGLHVVPFKKPTMEELDHDFLWRVHKEVPSKGQIAVFNRSHYEDIIAVRVKKIFPDPVWKRRYKHVLDFESMLAEEGTVIIKLFLNISKAEQKRRLESRLQDPDKLWKFCMDDLDDRNRWEEFQTAYQDLIEKTSTPDAPWYIIPADRKWYRNLVVARLMVEKLRHLQLTFPTPNFDPASITIPD; encoded by the coding sequence ATGGACACTCCCCCCACAGACAAAACCTGGAGAATCAACGCCGCCGCCATCATCATGGACACGGACGGCTACGTACTGCTGGGCAAGGACAGCGGCCGCAACCCATACTGGCACTTCCCGCAGGGGGGCGTCATTAAAAATGAAAGTATTGAACACGCCCTGGCCCGGGAGGTATGGGAGGAAGTGGGCCTGCGCCCCTCTGACTACACCATTGTGAGCAGCCTCTCCGGACTGCGTTACAAATACCCGTCCAGCAACCGGAAAGTCACGCGCTGGGTAGGCCAGGAACAAACCTACTTCCTCGTGCGCTGCAAGACCCGCCGCCCCAAGACGGACCTGCACCGCAGCCCTGAATTTTCCAAAACGAAATGGATTCCGCTCCAGAATATCAAGCTGGAGATGTTCCCCAAATTCAAAAGGAAAGTCATTAAGGGCGCCCTTGAACAATTCTTCGGCCTAGATCCGTCAACCAAACCCTCCGCCGTGAAAACATCTTCCCCAGCCTCTACCGCCTCTCCAACATTAACTTCGCATACAATGAACCGTTACCTGGTGCCTCCGGGCAAAAAACTGCGTTTAAAGGATTACTCCCCGGATGACAAATCTCTCTTCTCCGGAACCAAGGAGGAATCCATGATCGAATTCGACAAGCTGAGGGAGGAATTGCAGGAATTGCAGAAAAAACTCTTTGCCCAGCACAAGCACAGGGTCCTGCTTATCCTCCAGGCCATGGACGCGGGCGGCAAGGACGGCTGCGTCAAGCACGTCTTTTCCCGTGTGGACCCGCAGGGGCTGCACGTAGTCCCGTTCAAAAAACCCACCATGGAAGAACTGGACCATGACTTCCTGTGGCGCGTGCATAAGGAGGTGCCGTCCAAGGGGCAGATCGCCGTCTTCAACCGCTCCCATTATGAAGATATCATCGCCGTGCGCGTGAAAAAGATCTTTCCGGACCCCGTCTGGAAGCGCCGCTACAAGCACGTTCTGGATTTTGAATCCATGCTCGCGGAAGAAGGCACCGTCATCATTAAACTGTTCCTGAATATCTCCAAGGCGGAACAGAAAAGAAGGCTGGAATCCAGGCTCCAGGACCCGGATAAACTTTGGAAGTTCTGCATGGACGACCTGGATGACCGGAACCGCTGGGAAGAATTCCAGACGGCCTACCAGGATCTCATTGAAAAAACGTCCACTCCGGACGCTCCCTGGTACATCATCCCGGCAGACCGGAAATGGTACCGGAACCTCGTCGTCGCCCGCCTGATGGTGGAAAAACTCCGCCATCTCCAGCTCACGTTCCCCACTCCCAACTTCGATCCGGCCTCCATCACCATTCCCGATTGA
- a CDS encoding retropepsin-like aspartic protease: MPLPLRIFRISAAVLALGALPLSAAEPADPAQAKPVVSITSLAPVRLARDAHSNLLVAQCTVNGVPCSLIVDTAASHTTFDVKFIKKNFPGLPLQNAQIAPGSNVNTVPQLFPVQSFSIGGLQIKNFFGFALDLTPLQKDMQVQVDGILGINYLGFSPFLLSVKDASLQFLERSSFPVQRMKPLDVERHASGIFYVRCSRGGDSFLLALDSGSSLSLAPLEEWPANPDGSQLTAKASDINGHSGDRNVMKLGVPSTLRMGPDFQLEGLSFAVTGTGGRCQIGVDTLKHFDIIIDAPQGEVFALPPHSKPEPRGKKAPAVKRES, translated from the coding sequence ATGCCTCTGCCGCTCCGCATTTTCCGTATTTCCGCCGCCGTTCTGGCGCTTGGCGCGCTCCCTCTTTCCGCAGCGGAACCAGCCGACCCCGCCCAGGCCAAACCCGTGGTTTCCATCACCAGCCTGGCCCCTGTCCGGCTGGCGCGGGACGCCCACAGCAATCTTCTGGTGGCCCAGTGCACCGTGAACGGCGTTCCATGCAGCCTCATTGTAGATACGGCGGCGTCACACACCACCTTTGACGTTAAATTCATCAAGAAGAATTTTCCCGGCCTGCCTCTTCAGAACGCTCAAATCGCCCCCGGCTCCAACGTCAATACCGTCCCCCAGCTGTTTCCCGTGCAGTCTTTCTCCATCGGAGGGCTTCAGATTAAAAACTTCTTCGGCTTCGCCCTGGACCTGACTCCCCTTCAAAAGGATATGCAGGTACAGGTGGACGGCATTCTGGGAATCAATTACCTGGGCTTCTCCCCGTTCCTGCTGTCCGTAAAGGATGCCTCCCTGCAATTCCTGGAACGCTCCAGTTTTCCGGTTCAGCGCATGAAGCCCCTGGACGTGGAACGCCATGCCTCCGGAATTTTCTATGTCCGCTGCTCCCGCGGCGGAGATTCCTTCCTGCTGGCCCTGGACTCCGGCTCCTCCCTTTCCCTGGCCCCGCTGGAAGAGTGGCCCGCCAACCCGGACGGAAGCCAGCTTACGGCGAAGGCGTCCGACATCAACGGGCACAGCGGAGACCGCAACGTCATGAAACTTGGCGTTCCCTCCACGCTCCGCATGGGGCCGGACTTCCAGTTGGAAGGACTCTCCTTCGCCGTGACCGGAACAGGCGGCAGATGCCAGATCGGCGTGGATACCCTCAAGCACTTTGACATCATCATTGACGCTCCGCAGGGGGAAGTCTTCGCCCTGCCTCCCCACTCCAAACCGGAGCCTCGCGGGAAAAAGGCTCCCGCCGTCAAACGGGAATCTTGA
- the rsgA gene encoding ribosome small subunit-dependent GTPase A, with translation MPVTLQDLGWNDHFQRAFNAVAKPGWIPGRLIRETKINFTALLDGGEDVDAVVSGKLWHDAATDAELPAVGDWVAIDPGEAGDEAVIRAILPRQTCFSRKAPGKSSAEQVLGTNVDIVAVVTEPGTDFNPRRMERYFTLIRRSGATPLILLNKADLFSKEEVKEAMQTLRELSPECTIISISALHNKGIKEFRKCLSKGQTISIVGSSGVGKSTLVNTLLGDEWLWTGEVNEVTGKGRHTTVARELVLLKHGGLLIDNPGIREIQMWTDEHTLRESFADLTELAHECKFADCSHGTDSGCAIRKAVDEGRLDKERYLNFLNLEDEIARLAKRQKKRQMNVERAGKRDRKVQARNYEDRVDLERRHKPNHRSHD, from the coding sequence ATGCCCGTCACTCTTCAGGATTTAGGCTGGAACGACCACTTTCAACGCGCTTTCAACGCCGTCGCCAAGCCCGGCTGGATTCCGGGACGCCTCATCCGGGAAACGAAAATCAATTTTACCGCCCTGCTGGACGGGGGGGAAGACGTGGATGCCGTCGTCAGCGGAAAACTCTGGCATGACGCGGCCACGGATGCGGAACTTCCCGCCGTGGGAGACTGGGTGGCGATTGATCCGGGAGAAGCCGGAGATGAAGCCGTCATACGCGCCATTCTTCCCCGCCAGACCTGTTTTTCCCGTAAAGCGCCGGGGAAAAGCAGCGCAGAACAGGTACTGGGAACAAACGTAGACATTGTGGCCGTGGTGACGGAACCCGGCACGGATTTCAACCCCAGGCGCATGGAGCGCTATTTTACCCTCATCCGGCGCAGCGGCGCCACCCCCCTCATTCTGCTTAACAAAGCGGACCTTTTTTCCAAGGAGGAAGTGAAGGAAGCCATGCAAACCCTCCGGGAGCTGTCCCCGGAATGCACCATCATCAGCATCAGCGCCCTGCACAATAAGGGAATCAAGGAATTCCGCAAATGCCTCTCCAAGGGGCAGACCATCTCCATCGTCGGTTCCTCCGGTGTGGGGAAATCCACGCTGGTCAACACCCTGCTGGGGGATGAATGGCTCTGGACGGGGGAAGTGAACGAGGTAACCGGCAAGGGACGCCACACCACCGTGGCGCGGGAACTGGTGCTGCTCAAGCACGGCGGCCTGCTGATTGACAATCCCGGCATCCGGGAAATCCAGATGTGGACGGATGAACACACCCTCCGGGAAAGCTTTGCGGATCTGACGGAGCTGGCCCATGAGTGCAAATTCGCGGATTGCAGCCATGGCACGGATTCCGGCTGCGCCATCCGGAAAGCCGTGGATGAAGGGCGGCTGGACAAGGAGCGGTATCTCAACTTCCTGAATCTGGAAGATGAAATAGCCCGGCTGGCCAAACGCCAGAAAAAGAGGCAGATGAACGTGGAACGGGCCGGAAAGAGGGACCGGAAGGTGCAGGCCCGCAATTACGAGGACCGCGTGGACCTGGAACGCCGCCACAAGCCCAATCACCGCAGCCATGACTGA
- the rsmD gene encoding 16S rRNA (guanine(966)-N(2))-methyltransferase RsmD: MRIISGKAGGIALSVPKGEVRPTTDRVREALFSILHPLIEHAEVLDLFTGSGAFGLEALSRGARSSRMVDFSRLSCATAKANLAKTGLEGGTVIQGDAVQFVKRELLAGRKYDVIFADPPYCKGPADRDFIVELAQAGISGLLKEGGLFIAEVQEGWGTGREGAAEFDGLELVDTRRYGKNMLLFYQLPEEVK; the protein is encoded by the coding sequence ATGCGTATCATCAGCGGAAAGGCCGGCGGCATAGCCCTGTCTGTCCCCAAGGGGGAAGTACGGCCCACGACCGACCGGGTCAGGGAAGCCCTTTTTTCCATCCTGCACCCGTTGATTGAGCATGCCGAGGTGCTGGATTTATTCACCGGTTCCGGGGCGTTCGGCCTGGAGGCCCTGAGCCGCGGGGCCAGAAGCTCCCGCATGGTGGACTTTTCCCGTCTCTCCTGCGCCACGGCCAAAGCCAACCTTGCCAAAACCGGGCTGGAAGGCGGAACCGTCATCCAGGGGGACGCCGTCCAGTTTGTGAAGAGGGAACTGCTGGCCGGCAGGAAGTACGACGTCATTTTTGCGGATCCCCCCTACTGCAAGGGCCCGGCGGACCGTGATTTTATTGTGGAGCTGGCGCAGGCCGGAATTTCCGGACTGCTGAAGGAGGGCGGCCTGTTTATCGCGGAAGTGCAGGAAGGCTGGGGAACCGGCAGGGAAGGCGCCGCGGAGTTTGACGGCCTGGAACTGGTGGATACGCGCCGGTACGGGAAAAATATGCTGCTGTTTTATCAATTGCCTGAAGAAGTAAAATGA